The bacterium genome includes the window GCGGCCGGTAACGGAATGACTTAACTGCCAAGAGCGAAAAGAGTTATGACATCAGCTTGCACAAGTACGCCTTGTGGCTCGGGCCCATAAAGTGTTGTTTTATGGGAACTTATGAAAGTTGCTTGCGCCCTTTCGCCGAAGAAGGTACAATGGGGGTCGAAAGGAGGTGCAAATGCCGCGCCCAACTGAAACCGAGTTCACGCACCAGATCGGCCGGTTCTTCCTCGCCCACAAGGACGTGTGGAGGCCGAAGACCTACGCCATCTACGGTCATGTGTATCGGTGCCACCTGGAGCCCCGCTTCAAGGGCCAGAGCATCAACACGATCACGCCCAACGATCTGCAGGTCGCCATCAACAACCGCGAGCACGCCGCGGCCACTCGCCGGCTGACGAAGTCGTTCTGCGTGCGCTTCTGGAACTGGCTCATCGAAAACGACTTAGCGTTCAAGAACCCGGCGAAGCACGTGCGCATCGCGCGGGTCGAGAGCCTGCCAAAGGAGGCGCTGACCATCGAGCAGGGGCGCGCCGTACTGGAGGCGGCCCGCGCGGACTGGTCGAAGTACCTGTACCCGTTCGTGGGCATCGGCCTGTACACGGGCCTGCGCCGGATGAACATCCTGCAGCTGGGCCCGGGCGTCATCTTCAACGACCGGCTGGTCTTCCAGGGGACGCTGATGAAGACCGGTAATCCTCTGCAGATCCCATATCGTCCCGAGCTTAAACCTTTGCTGGATCTCTGCCCCCTGAATGTCGACCGCAACGGCATCAGCCGCGGCTTCGATCGGATCCGCAAGGCCACCGGCCTGTCGTTCCTGACGCCGCACACTCTGCGCCGTACGTTCGCGACCTGGATGTTCAAGTTCGGCGCCCCGTTCCCGACCATCCGCAAGCTGATGGGCCACGCCCGGATCGACGCGAGCATGACGGCCATCTACACAACGGTCGACATGGACCAGATGCGGGAGGCGCTGAAGGTCTTGCCGCTGCTACTCTGACGGTTCAGGGCTGCGCGCGGACATCTCTTCCAGGTCCTCGGTGAACGCAACAATGACCTGTTCCAGGGCGCGCTGCCGGGCGATGCGACAGCCCCGGTGCCGGCACTCGTTGGCGCTGATGAGGTGCTCGAGCCGCTCGATGCGCTGCATCAGCTGAAGGACCTGTTCGGAGACAATTCGCAGCTGATCAAGGATCAGGTTGCGGCTACTTTTTGATGGGGCCATGTGGGTTACCTCGGCCCAAAGCGTACCCTATAGAAACAGGTCTCGCACCCACTGCTCGACCAGGGGGTCAAAATCGAACTTCTGGGCGAACTCGGCACAGGCGGCCGGGTCGTGCTTTAGCTCCAGGGCCTCGGCCAACGCAATGCCCCACTCGGCCCGGGGGATTTTGGCCAGGTTCGTCCAGGACGGGTAGCCGGCCAGCGTCTCGGCCAGGGCGGCGTGGTCCGTCGCGACCAGCCTACAGCCCGCGGCCATGGCCTCCATCGCGGCCACGCAGCTGATCTCGTCGAAGCGCGTGGGGTAGAGCCAGGCCTCGGCCTCCTTCAGCTCCTGAGCCATCTGCTGCCAGGTGACGCGGCCGTGGTCCACGATGCCGGGCGTGGTCGCCATGAGGATCTTGCACTCGTCCTCGTACTCAAACAGGCGCCGCTCGGCGTTGACGTCCGGGACGAAGCCGTACTCACCCTCGACGGCAATCCGGTTCCAGGTGCGGCCAAAGCCGTAGTAGGTGTGCAGCTCGTAGCCCTTCTCGGCCAGCCCCGAGGCCTGAAAGACCTTGATGGCCGTCTGCAGGCCACGGTCGGGGGAGCTGCAGAAGACGATCTTCTTCTTCTTGACCTCGCCGGCGTAGATGTGTCGGGCGATGTCGATGCCGTTGCGTGTGTAGTAGATGCGCTCCTCGGGCAGGGCCGGATGGATGCCGCGCTGGAACTTCGACAGGAACAGGACCTTGTCCGTCCGGGCCTGCACGACCGGGGTCCAGACACCGTTGGTGCCCACGTCGTGCATCCAGACGAAGATCTTGCCGGCGCGCAGGTTGTACTTCTCGACGACGTCCGGCCGGCGCCAGATGATCAGAAAATCACGGTAGACGCTGGGGTTGTAGGCCGCAGCCCAGGCCCAGTTCACGCCGTCGTAGATGCCCGGCTCACAGTTCAGCGTGCAGTAAACGGTCACGTCCATGTGCTTGGCCAGGCGCTTGGCCAGCTCCACGACCATCTTCTCGCTGGCGCCGATGGCCGTCTTGGCCGGATCCGGACCCCAGTGCTCGGCCGTCGAGCCGCACCAGATGGCCAGGGTCTTCCGACCCGTGGTCCAGGCCTCGCTCTCAGGCGTGCCCATACCGAAGCGCAGGCAGTGCGGCGGCATCATGACGTGCTTGGCGGCCTCGACCTTGTCCGGGGCCACGGACAGGATCTGCTGCAGCTTCTGGGCGTAGTCCTCGGCGCTGGCCCAGTGCACGAAGTCCTCGTACGCCGCCCGGGCGTTGGGGAGGTTCGGCCGCTCGCGGTAGGCCATCTCCGCGTACTTCACGGCCAGCTCGGGCATGTGCAGCTCACGGGCCGCGATCGAGCCCAGGACGCCAGGCTGAAAGCCGCTGTCACAGGAGGGGTTCACGGCGTGGAGCGTGTCGTGGGGCGGGCAGGCCTCGGCGAGCTGGAGCTCGGTCAGGACGTTCTTCCAGTGGCACAACTTGTTCCACAGGAACGCCAGCTGGTAGTGCAGCCGGGGGTCCTGGGGGTTGACGCGGACGCCCTCGAGGAGCGGGTCCATGGCCGTCCAGTAGAGGCCGCGCTGCTCGAAGATGTAGGACATGT containing:
- a CDS encoding tyrosine-type recombinase/integrase codes for the protein MPRPTETEFTHQIGRFFLAHKDVWRPKTYAIYGHVYRCHLEPRFKGQSINTITPNDLQVAINNREHAAATRRLTKSFCVRFWNWLIENDLAFKNPAKHVRIARVESLPKEALTIEQGRAVLEAARADWSKYLYPFVGIGLYTGLRRMNILQLGPGVIFNDRLVFQGTLMKTGNPLQIPYRPELKPLLDLCPLNVDRNGISRGFDRIRKATGLSFLTPHTLRRTFATWMFKFGAPFPTIRKLMGHARIDASMTAIYTTVDMDQMREALKVLPLLL